From Calothrix sp. PCC 6303, a single genomic window includes:
- a CDS encoding GNAT family N-acetyltransferase: protein MNEEEIPDKNIFMMCEALNCDALTELPASYSIRSCRPDELGIWKMMPFDDADSAKEYEGFMSNYFTTTYSGKEELFFAKTLFVCDRQNKPIATCLDWKAYDEFNTIQWFKVLKKYEGQGIGRALLSIIMQRLEMCDYPVYLHTQPSSFRAIKLYSDFGFSLLSGDNFGIRKNDLDECLPILEKFMPKKYFQKLRIINVPKEFEDMVNKYDTNQF from the coding sequence ATGAACGAAGAAGAAATACCAGACAAAAACATCTTTATGATGTGCGAGGCATTGAATTGTGATGCTCTCACCGAATTGCCCGCCAGTTATTCCATAAGAAGTTGCAGACCTGATGAACTAGGCATATGGAAAATGATGCCCTTTGATGATGCCGATTCAGCAAAAGAATATGAGGGGTTTATGTCCAATTATTTCACTACGACTTATAGCGGAAAAGAAGAACTCTTTTTTGCCAAAACTTTGTTTGTCTGTGATCGGCAAAATAAACCCATCGCCACTTGCTTAGATTGGAAAGCTTACGACGAATTCAATACGATTCAATGGTTTAAAGTCTTGAAAAAGTATGAAGGGCAGGGCATTGGCAGAGCTTTGCTTTCAATCATTATGCAAAGATTGGAGATGTGTGATTATCCTGTTTACCTTCACACGCAGCCATCTAGTTTTCGGGCAATCAAGCTTTACTCAGATTTTGGGTTTTCGTTACTTTCAGGTGATAATTTTGGGATTAGAAAAAACGATTTGGATGAATGTTTACCGATTCTAGAGAAATTTATGCCGAAAAAATATTTTCAGAAACTTAGAATTATTAATGTTCCGAAAGAGTTTGAGGATATGGTGAACAAATATGACACAAATCAATTCTGA
- a CDS encoding aminopeptidase P family protein yields MSSISISLADTLRQRRQRLADIIHFPAVLWSGGHSPRNFAANVFPFRASSHFLYFAGLPLVNAAIRLEAGRLELFIDDPKPGSALWHGEIPKRDRIAAEIGADAAYPMADLIPKSVDAATIAVQDASTWTQQTQLFNRMVLPQIPPQGIDLELAKAIASLRLTHDQGALIELQKAADVTVEAHKAGMKAAPTAKIEAEIRAAMEGVIIANNMKTSYNSIVTVHGEVLHNEHYHHPVNPGDLLLADVGAETPTGWAADITRTFPISGKFSSTQRDIYDVVLAAHDACIAAIAPEVEYSHIHLLACQIIAEGLVSLGILRGNPTDLVEKDIHALFFPHGIGHLLGLDVHDMEDLGDLAGYEPERQRSDRFGLGYLRLNRILRPGMLVTIEPGFYQVPAILNAVTSQYQYLIDWERLSQFSDVPGIRIEDDVLVTDTGSQVITAALPTTAHAIEELVLCGRN; encoded by the coding sequence ATGTCCAGTATTTCTATTTCCCTAGCTGATACCCTGCGTCAACGTCGTCAGCGTCTTGCCGATATCATCCATTTTCCCGCAGTTTTGTGGTCGGGAGGTCATAGTCCCCGAAATTTTGCGGCTAATGTTTTTCCTTTTCGGGCTAGCAGTCATTTTTTATATTTTGCGGGTTTACCTTTAGTTAATGCCGCTATCCGCTTGGAAGCTGGTAGGTTAGAGCTATTTATTGATGATCCTAAACCTGGAAGTGCTTTGTGGCATGGGGAAATTCCGAAACGCGATCGCATTGCGGCAGAAATAGGTGCAGATGCTGCTTATCCAATGGCAGATTTAATTCCAAAATCAGTAGATGCAGCCACAATCGCTGTTCAAGATGCCTCAACATGGACACAGCAAACCCAGCTATTCAACCGGATGGTGTTACCCCAAATCCCACCCCAAGGTATAGATTTGGAGTTAGCTAAAGCGATCGCTTCTCTCCGTTTAACCCATGATCAAGGGGCATTAATTGAACTCCAAAAAGCGGCAGATGTCACTGTAGAGGCACATAAAGCGGGGATGAAAGCAGCACCAACCGCGAAAATAGAGGCAGAAATTCGCGCCGCAATGGAAGGTGTAATCATTGCCAATAATATGAAGACTTCCTACAACAGCATTGTCACAGTTCACGGTGAAGTCTTACACAACGAACATTACCACCACCCTGTAAACCCTGGTGATTTACTTTTAGCTGATGTGGGTGCCGAAACCCCCACAGGTTGGGCAGCAGATATCACAAGAACTTTTCCAATTTCGGGAAAATTTTCATCTACCCAAAGAGATATTTATGATGTGGTTTTAGCGGCACATGATGCCTGTATTGCCGCGATTGCTCCAGAGGTAGAATATAGCCATATTCATCTTCTCGCCTGCCAAATCATCGCTGAGGGGTTGGTAAGTTTGGGAATTTTGCGAGGGAACCCAACAGATTTAGTGGAGAAAGATATTCATGCCTTATTTTTTCCCCACGGAATCGGACATTTGCTGGGTTTAGATGTCCATGATATGGAAGATTTAGGAGATTTAGCGGGATATGAACCCGAAAGACAAAGAAGCGATCGCTTTGGCTTGGGATACCTACGTTTAAATAGAATATTACGTCCGGGGATGCTAGTTACTATTGAACCAGGGTTTTATCAGGTTCCGGCAATTCTCAATGCTGTAACTTCTCAATATCAATATCTCATCGACTGGGAACGTTTATCTCAATTTAGCGATGTTCCCGGTATCCGCATTGAAGATGATGTTTTAGTTACAGATACAGGTTCTCAAGTTATCACAGCAGCATTACCTACAACTGCTCATGCTATCGAAGAATTAGTTTTGTGTGGAAGAAATTAA
- a CDS encoding DUF4327 family protein: MTQQVIHPMVKLQRNVRSLIDSQIVKPSDNIWKIALLFGNEWQYWKQELIEFGFTMQDPLSDLLSVESWDEE; the protein is encoded by the coding sequence ATGACCCAGCAAGTTATTCACCCAATGGTGAAGTTGCAACGTAATGTGCGATCGCTTATCGATTCTCAGATCGTGAAGCCATCCGACAACATTTGGAAAATTGCTCTACTGTTCGGCAACGAATGGCAGTATTGGAAGCAAGAATTAATTGAATTTGGTTTTACCATGCAAGATCCTCTCAGCGACTTGCTTTCGGTGGAATCCTGGGATGAAGAATAG
- a CDS encoding phosphoserine transaminase: MSESLTLPTTKPSVPYFSSGPCAKRPGWSVTNLENACVGRSHRSKDGRAKLGEVIERSKRILGIPADYRLGIVPASDTGAVEMALWSLLGKLPVDILAWESFGQEWVKDVVDELKLADINLIKAAYGSLPDLSTVDFNHDVVFLWNGTTSGVRVPNGDWIKDDRQGLTICDATSAAFAMDIPWHKIDVLTYSWQKVLGGEAQHGVVVLSPRAVERLETYQPERPLPKLFRMAQKGKLIEGIFKGDTINTPSMLCVEDALDGLNWAESIGGLAGLIKRSESNLNAIAQWVENSNWAAFLAEKSETRSCTSICLKIIDTWFTNLTPEAQADVAKKLASLLEKQKVAFDTASYRSAPPGLRIWGGATVETSDIEALLPWLDWAYATVKSENK; this comes from the coding sequence ATGTCCGAGTCTTTAACTTTACCCACCACTAAGCCAAGTGTTCCTTATTTTTCTTCTGGTCCTTGTGCTAAACGTCCAGGATGGTCAGTTACCAATCTAGAAAATGCTTGTGTAGGACGTTCCCACCGTTCTAAAGATGGTCGTGCTAAATTAGGCGAGGTAATAGAACGTTCCAAACGCATCCTGGGAATACCGGCTGATTACCGCTTAGGTATTGTCCCAGCTTCTGATACGGGTGCGGTGGAAATGGCGCTATGGTCGCTTCTGGGAAAACTACCAGTAGATATTTTAGCCTGGGAAAGCTTTGGTCAAGAATGGGTCAAAGATGTTGTTGATGAATTGAAACTAGCTGATATCAACTTAATTAAAGCAGCCTATGGCAGTTTACCTGACCTGAGTACAGTTGATTTTAACCACGATGTTGTGTTTTTGTGGAATGGGACAACTTCAGGTGTCAGGGTGCCAAATGGTGATTGGATCAAAGATGACCGTCAAGGTTTGACAATTTGTGATGCTACCTCTGCCGCCTTTGCGATGGATATTCCTTGGCATAAAATTGACGTGTTGACCTATTCTTGGCAGAAGGTATTAGGTGGAGAAGCACAACACGGAGTAGTGGTTTTATCTCCCCGCGCAGTGGAAAGATTAGAAACATATCAGCCAGAAAGACCTTTACCAAAGCTGTTTCGGATGGCGCAAAAAGGTAAACTAATCGAAGGTATTTTTAAAGGTGACACGATTAATACACCATCAATGTTGTGTGTTGAAGATGCCTTAGATGGTTTAAACTGGGCTGAAAGCATTGGCGGATTAGCTGGTTTGATTAAACGCAGTGAGTCTAACTTGAATGCGATCGCACAATGGGTAGAAAACAGTAATTGGGCTGCATTCCTAGCTGAAAAATCAGAAACCCGTTCCTGTACTTCTATTTGTCTGAAAATAATTGATACTTGGTTTACTAACCTCACCCCAGAAGCACAAGCCGATGTAGCTAAGAAATTAGCCAGCTTATTGGAAAAACAAAAAGTAGCATTTGATACCGCTTCTTACCGCTCTGCACCTCCAGGTTTACGCATTTGGGGTGGTGCTACTGTAGAAACATCTGATATTGAAGCACTACTCCCATGGTTAGATTGGGCATATGCGACTGTAAAATCAGAAAATAAATAA
- a CDS encoding response regulator, producing MSNKPLVLLIEADLDHLNLINTYVGSLNYSCISAQEGIRGLVLAQTHRPNLITLDVAISDLPAIEVIGHLKQNPDTQGIPVIISLPANQKQECNLFIIAGANDCLEKPYDLEKLEALLKYYLPVNEHSN from the coding sequence ATGAGTAACAAACCTTTAGTTTTACTAATTGAGGCTGATTTAGATCATCTCAATTTAATTAATACCTATGTAGGCAGCCTAAACTACTCTTGTATATCAGCCCAGGAAGGAATTAGGGGTTTAGTTTTAGCTCAAACTCATCGACCAAATCTAATTACACTTGATGTGGCAATTTCCGACTTACCTGCGATAGAGGTAATTGGACATCTCAAGCAAAATCCTGATACCCAAGGAATTCCAGTGATTATAAGTTTGCCAGCAAATCAAAAACAGGAATGCAATCTCTTTATAATTGCTGGAGCGAATGATTGTCTAGAAAAACCATACGACTTAGAAAAGTTGGAAGCATTACTTAAATACTACTTACCAGTTAATGAGCATAGTAACTAA
- a CDS encoding Stp1/IreP family PP2C-type Ser/Thr phosphatase: MKIANFIGSSDPGLVRFSNQDSYYSDPQGRFFIVADGMGGHAGGEEASRIATQEVQAYLEANWNSDIPSKKLLEAALLKANDGILKDQQEHPERADMGTTAVVVLFRDPDSPLYTHVGDSRLYRLRKSNLDQITEDHTWVARALKVGDITIDEARIHPFRHVLSRCLGREDLQAIEVQSLDLQEGDRLLLCSDGLTEELVDKEITACLEENPTLEKIAQSLIDAAKEHGGHDNITVVLVAVEA, translated from the coding sequence ATGAAAATTGCTAATTTTATCGGCTCTAGTGACCCCGGACTTGTCCGCTTTAGTAATCAAGATTCATACTACAGTGATCCCCAAGGGCGGTTTTTTATAGTTGCCGATGGAATGGGTGGTCATGCAGGGGGAGAAGAGGCTAGTCGCATTGCCACTCAAGAAGTACAAGCATATTTAGAAGCAAATTGGAACTCAGATATACCTTCAAAAAAACTTCTAGAAGCAGCTTTGTTAAAAGCAAACGACGGAATATTAAAAGACCAACAGGAACATCCTGAACGGGCTGATATGGGAACAACAGCAGTCGTAGTTCTCTTCCGGGATCCGGATTCACCCCTTTATACCCATGTAGGTGATTCCCGTCTATATCGTTTGCGGAAATCTAACCTGGATCAAATTACTGAAGATCACACTTGGGTTGCCCGCGCCCTCAAAGTTGGGGACATTACGATTGATGAAGCGCGAATTCATCCTTTCCGTCATGTGTTATCCCGTTGCTTAGGACGGGAAGATTTGCAGGCAATCGAGGTTCAGAGCCTAGACTTACAAGAAGGCGATCGCTTATTGCTATGCAGTGATGGTTTAACTGAAGAACTCGTTGATAAAGAAATTACAGCCTGCTTGGAAGAAAACCCAACTCTGGAGAAAATCGCCCAATCTTTGATTGATGCAGCTAAAGAACATGGTGGACATGACAATATCACCGTAGTTCTTGTTGCTGTTGAAGCATAG
- a CDS encoding NblA/ycf18 family protein has product MNYPIQLTVEQQFSIHSFASQVKDMSHEQAKDFLVQLYEQMVVREATYKELLKHQWGLDSDSTLA; this is encoded by the coding sequence ATGAATTATCCGATTCAATTGACCGTAGAACAACAGTTCAGCATCCACTCATTTGCATCACAAGTGAAGGATATGAGCCACGAACAAGCAAAAGACTTTCTTGTTCAGTTGTATGAACAAATGGTTGTCCGCGAAGCAACTTACAAAGAACTTCTCAAACACCAATGGGGTCTAGATTCAGATTCCACTTTGGCATAG
- a CDS encoding DUF6825 family protein codes for MTNPLVDAFFVGRAVAEVLSERLEHTVTDALSELGKFDAEAREHLRHFTDEVVERANRAAEAASNTQTTGGFGQTGSDSEDLQAMVDNLRAEIATLRTELQHYRSSSAN; via the coding sequence ATGACTAACCCTCTAGTAGATGCTTTTTTCGTTGGAAGAGCAGTTGCGGAAGTCCTTTCCGAACGATTAGAACACACAGTTACCGATGCTTTGAGTGAGCTTGGCAAGTTTGATGCAGAAGCACGGGAGCATTTGCGCCATTTTACCGATGAAGTTGTAGAACGGGCAAATCGCGCCGCTGAAGCAGCATCTAATACCCAAACAACTGGTGGCTTTGGGCAAACAGGTTCTGATTCTGAAGATTTACAAGCGATGGTTGATAACTTACGGGCTGAAATTGCCACTTTACGTACAGAGTTACAACATTATCGTAGTAGTTCCGCAAATTAG
- a CDS encoding recombinase family protein: MKIYAYSYTDPLLDESPPKHIWGWEVDHVYEDLGKRRTQLQKLLEDCHIQPPEYLLIRQLQELGDSVAEINSRVTELKGLGVKIVAVEENHSFSDSHIQLIELLQELQYQQRSRRIRQGHARNRLNIAPPPGKAPYGYKKGKSKYILDKTTAPVVKDFFENFLLYASLRGAVRYLAKKYNKKISVTTGKRWLINPVYRGDTAYKNHQIILDTHTAIISREEGAQVDRILRRNSSLPKRTASAPRSLAGLVVCGECKSSMKVGLVTRRDRVQEYLYLRPIDCPKTPKCRAISYDAVLEKTIEVVCRELPLAVAGTNFPQLDAVKNQLSEKILHQQEIIQQIPNLFESGILDQETAKIRIYQLNTEISTLTAKLNSLPPANLSSIAQAVSIPQFWFDLSESERRFYLREFIQNIQLIRQKDTWELDIVFIF, from the coding sequence ATGAAAATCTATGCATACAGCTATACAGACCCGCTTTTAGATGAAAGTCCTCCGAAGCATATCTGGGGATGGGAAGTGGATCATGTGTATGAAGATTTAGGAAAGCGGAGAACACAATTACAAAAGTTATTAGAAGATTGTCATATTCAACCCCCAGAATATCTATTGATTCGTCAGTTACAGGAATTGGGTGATAGTGTTGCCGAGATAAATTCCCGTGTGACTGAACTGAAAGGATTGGGAGTTAAAATCGTTGCAGTTGAGGAAAATCACAGCTTCAGTGATAGTCACATTCAACTGATCGAATTATTACAAGAACTTCAATATCAACAGCGAAGTCGGCGAATCCGTCAAGGACATGCTCGCAACCGTTTGAATATTGCACCACCTCCGGGGAAAGCTCCCTACGGGTATAAAAAAGGTAAATCTAAATACATTCTTGATAAAACAACTGCACCTGTGGTTAAGGATTTTTTTGAGAATTTTCTGCTGTATGCTTCATTACGGGGTGCAGTACGTTACTTAGCAAAAAAATATAATAAGAAAATATCAGTAACTACAGGGAAGCGGTGGTTAATTAACCCTGTGTATCGCGGGGATACTGCATACAAAAATCATCAAATTATTTTGGATACCCATACTGCAATTATTTCTAGGGAGGAAGGAGCGCAGGTTGATAGAATTTTGCGTCGTAATAGCAGTTTACCAAAACGTACAGCCAGCGCTCCGCGTTCTTTAGCTGGTTTAGTAGTTTGCGGGGAATGTAAATCATCAATGAAAGTGGGTTTGGTGACAAGACGCGATCGCGTGCAAGAATATCTGTATCTACGTCCAATAGATTGCCCCAAAACCCCTAAATGTCGAGCAATTTCCTATGATGCAGTTTTAGAAAAAACCATTGAGGTGGTTTGTCGGGAGTTACCTTTAGCTGTTGCGGGTACAAATTTTCCCCAACTTGATGCAGTCAAAAATCAATTGAGTGAAAAAATCCTCCATCAACAGGAAATTATCCAGCAGATACCCAATCTCTTTGAATCAGGCATTTTGGATCAAGAAACTGCCAAAATTAGGATTTATCAGCTAAATACTGAAATCTCGACACTGACTGCAAAACTAAATAGTCTTCCACCTGCAAATTTAAGCTCAATTGCCCAAGCAGTTTCAATTCCTCAATTTTGGTTTGATTTATCAGAGTCTGAACGACGCTTTTATTTGCGAGAATTTATTCAGAATATTCAACTAATACGCCAAAAGGATACATGGGAATTGGATATCGTATTTATTTTTTGA
- a CDS encoding ArnT family glycosyltransferase has translation MQKGNFIWGCLHKQNRVLTQRTDLVWIILLLIAAVIVFTINLGGLPLHDWDEGTVAQVAREISRAPLGSLRWLFPTSVGGEEYHNKPPLMHILIAVNYSIFGVSNLTTRLPGAILTAISVPLLYGIGREIFRKRKAAIFSALVYLTMLPVIRHGRMAMLDGAVVCFFMLMVLCVLRSRRDLRYCLGVGVGFGLICLTKGMLGVLLGSIAFAFLWWDTPRLLYSRYLWLGIFIGCTPIGLWYWAQWWRYGSTFTDVGIVDQSLSRIWLPFEGHAQPPWFYLLEIIKYTAPWLLFFPASFKFTWENRNLSWAKLALIWSCVYLISISLMGTKLPWYVFPIYPSLALMVGAQLSEIDNLPLFSVYPRIWMRGLGLMSVIGIAGSIYFSQAKPVQPDLPLILACVAGTMALSWILAERGDNQFIKVLLWGSYLSLLLLMKSNYWLWQLNEAYPVEPVAQMIRNANLGDSQVFTSFSYNRPSLNFYSDRIIASTPANELKEKWKNSQKPYFLIKESEIQQLQLTQAEIIGKASDWTLVTKNSGNKA, from the coding sequence ATGCAAAAAGGAAACTTTATTTGGGGTTGTTTACACAAACAAAATCGAGTACTGACACAACGTACCGATTTAGTATGGATCATTTTACTGCTGATAGCAGCCGTAATAGTTTTTACCATAAATTTGGGCGGGTTGCCACTACATGATTGGGATGAGGGAACTGTAGCACAGGTGGCGAGGGAAATTAGCCGTGCACCACTGGGTTCTTTACGGTGGTTATTTCCAACTTCTGTTGGGGGTGAGGAATATCATAATAAACCACCCCTGATGCATATATTAATTGCTGTGAATTATTCAATTTTTGGTGTGAGTAATTTAACTACGCGCTTACCAGGTGCAATTTTAACAGCGATTTCGGTTCCTCTGTTGTATGGAATTGGACGGGAGATATTTCGTAAGCGTAAAGCTGCAATTTTTAGTGCCTTAGTATACCTTACAATGCTGCCAGTAATTCGTCATGGTAGGATGGCAATGCTGGATGGGGCAGTAGTTTGCTTCTTTATGTTAATGGTTCTATGCGTCTTGCGATCGCGTCGGGATTTGCGCTACTGTCTTGGCGTTGGTGTGGGTTTCGGGTTAATTTGTCTGACTAAGGGAATGTTAGGTGTTTTACTGGGTTCCATCGCCTTTGCTTTTTTGTGGTGGGATACACCCCGTTTACTTTACAGTCGCTATCTGTGGCTAGGAATATTTATTGGTTGTACACCCATTGGATTATGGTATTGGGCACAATGGTGGCGCTATGGTAGTACATTTACAGATGTGGGAATTGTTGACCAGTCTCTAAGTCGGATTTGGCTACCCTTTGAAGGTCATGCTCAACCACCTTGGTTTTATCTTTTAGAGATAATTAAGTATACTGCCCCCTGGTTATTGTTTTTTCCTGCTAGCTTCAAATTTACCTGGGAAAATAGAAATCTAAGTTGGGCAAAGTTAGCTTTAATTTGGAGTTGTGTTTATTTAATTAGTATTTCTCTGATGGGGACTAAATTACCTTGGTATGTGTTTCCCATTTATCCCAGTTTAGCTTTAATGGTGGGTGCCCAATTATCAGAAATAGATAATTTACCTTTGTTTTCTGTATATCCACGGATATGGATGAGAGGATTAGGGCTGATGTCGGTAATAGGAATTGCTGGCAGTATTTATTTTAGCCAAGCGAAACCAGTACAACCTGATTTACCTCTGATTTTGGCTTGTGTAGCGGGTACAATGGCACTGTCTTGGATTCTCGCTGAAAGAGGTGACAATCAATTTATTAAAGTTCTATTGTGGGGAAGCTATCTTTCATTACTATTGTTGATGAAATCAAACTACTGGCTATGGCAATTAAACGAAGCTTATCCTGTAGAACCTGTAGCCCAAATGATCCGTAATGCCAATCTTGGTGATTCACAGGTATTTACCTCATTTAGCTACAACCGTCCTTCGCTAAACTTTTATAGCGATCGCATTATCGCGTCAACCCCAGCAAATGAGTTGAAAGAAAAATGGAAAAATAGCCAAAAACCATATTTTTTAATTAAAGAATCGGAAATTCAGCAACTTCAGCTAACTCAAGCTGAAATAATTGGTAAAGCCAGTGACTGGACATTAGTTACCAAAAACAGCGGTAACAAAGCTTAG
- a CDS encoding ureidoglycolate lyase translates to MTVAKIVERLESELITAENFQNYGQVIFPNQDAKAFDIHDAQLKLDGGIPRFYIMRLHQRGRKFHTITRHVKSTQCLGSLMGKDWLIGVCPANNETNEPLLSEIRAFRIPGDCFINLKVGTWHAGPYFEHDVVDFYNLELSDTNVVDHFTYNFLKSQQIEFEIV, encoded by the coding sequence ATGACAGTAGCCAAAATAGTAGAGAGATTAGAATCGGAATTAATTACAGCAGAAAACTTTCAAAACTATGGGCAAGTTATTTTTCCAAATCAAGATGCTAAAGCTTTTGATATACATGATGCACAACTAAAGCTAGATGGGGGAATTCCCCGCTTTTACATTATGCGTTTACATCAGCGGGGAAGGAAATTTCACACAATTACTCGTCATGTTAAATCTACTCAATGTTTAGGTTCATTAATGGGAAAAGACTGGTTAATTGGGGTTTGTCCAGCAAATAATGAAACTAATGAACCTTTATTGAGCGAGATTCGAGCTTTTCGGATTCCTGGTGATTGTTTTATCAATTTAAAAGTGGGAACTTGGCACGCTGGTCCATATTTTGAACATGATGTAGTGGACTTTTACAACTTAGAATTGAGTGATACTAATGTTGTGGATCACTTTACGTACAATTTTTTAAAGAGTCAGCAAATTGAGTTTGAGATTGTTTGA
- a CDS encoding ABC1 kinase family protein, giving the protein METGYSDKAYRWNRENYSSRRRFVDIWSFVLTLMFRLWLYGKSWSYPGGVTEIKQSARRRKYAVWIRNTMLDLGPTFIKVGQLFSTRADIFPAEYVEELSKLQDRVPAFSYEIVEAIVEKELDKKIPELFQDFEQIPLAAASLGQVHKAVLHSGESVVVKVQRPGLKKLFEIDLEILKGIARYFQNHRKWGKGRDWMGIYEECCKILWQEIDYLGEGRNADTFRRNFRGYNWVKVPRVYWRYASSRVLTLEYLPGIKVTQYEALEAAGLDRKVLARQSAEAYLHQLLDSGFFHADPHPGNIAVSSEGALIFYDFGMMGQIKSNVRESLMETLFGVASKDGDRVLQSMVDLGVIAPTDDMGPVRRSVQYMLDNFMDGSIENKSVAAISDDLYEIAYNQPFRFPATFTFVMRAFSTLEGVGRGLDSEFNFMEVAKPYAMQLMTNMNGSEGNSILNELSRQAVQVSTTALGLPRRLEDVIEKLERGDVRLRVRAIETERLLRKQSSLQLASVYAVILSGFTLSASILLIKDYIWLAVGAGLIAAFVSWLLIRLLLRLDRNDRSY; this is encoded by the coding sequence ATGGAAACAGGTTATTCGGATAAAGCATACCGCTGGAACCGCGAAAACTATTCAAGTCGGCGGCGGTTTGTAGATATTTGGTCATTTGTTTTGACCTTAATGTTTCGACTGTGGTTGTACGGTAAATCGTGGAGTTATCCTGGTGGTGTCACCGAAATTAAACAGTCGGCACGTCGTCGTAAGTATGCTGTTTGGATTCGGAATACGATGTTAGATTTGGGTCCAACGTTTATCAAGGTTGGGCAGTTATTTTCTACCCGCGCAGATATTTTTCCCGCAGAATATGTAGAAGAATTATCTAAATTACAAGACAGAGTTCCAGCTTTTAGCTATGAAATAGTTGAAGCAATTGTTGAAAAAGAATTAGATAAAAAAATACCTGAATTGTTTCAAGATTTTGAACAAATTCCCCTAGCCGCAGCCAGTTTGGGACAGGTTCACAAAGCTGTATTACATTCCGGTGAATCTGTTGTTGTCAAAGTCCAACGTCCAGGTTTGAAAAAGCTATTTGAAATAGACTTAGAAATTCTCAAAGGTATCGCTCGCTACTTCCAGAATCATCGTAAATGGGGTAAAGGGCGTGATTGGATGGGTATCTACGAGGAATGCTGTAAAATTCTCTGGCAAGAAATTGATTACTTAGGTGAAGGACGTAACGCCGATACTTTCCGTCGTAATTTCCGTGGTTATAATTGGGTAAAGGTTCCCCGTGTATACTGGCGTTATGCCTCATCAAGGGTACTGACACTTGAGTATCTTCCAGGTATTAAAGTGACTCAATATGAAGCCCTAGAAGCCGCTGGTTTAGATCGAAAAGTTCTGGCACGCCAAAGTGCAGAAGCATATTTACATCAGTTGTTAGATAGTGGTTTTTTCCACGCTGACCCCCACCCTGGGAATATTGCCGTGAGTTCTGAAGGTGCCTTGATTTTCTACGACTTTGGGATGATGGGGCAAATTAAATCCAATGTGCGGGAAAGTTTGATGGAAACGCTATTTGGGGTTGCTTCCAAAGATGGCGATCGCGTATTACAATCGATGGTTGATTTAGGTGTGATTGCACCTACTGATGATATGGGACCAGTTCGTCGTTCTGTTCAGTATATGCTGGACAACTTTATGGATGGCTCCATCGAAAACAAATCGGTTGCCGCTATTAGTGACGACTTGTACGAAATCGCGTATAATCAACCGTTCAGATTCCCGGCAACTTTTACCTTTGTCATGCGAGCTTTTTCCACCCTGGAAGGGGTTGGTAGAGGGCTAGATAGTGAGTTTAATTTTATGGAAGTCGCCAAACCCTATGCGATGCAGCTTATGACCAATATGAATGGTTCAGAAGGTAATAGCATACTCAATGAATTGAGCCGTCAGGCGGTGCAAGTAAGTACAACTGCACTAGGATTGCCACGTCGGCTAGAAGATGTCATTGAAAAGCTGGAACGTGGTGATGTGCGTCTACGTGTCCGTGCTATTGAAACCGAGCGCCTACTGAGAAAACAAAGTAGTTTGCAATTAGCCAGTGTTTATGCGGTGATTTTAAGTGGATTTACCCTTTCTGCCTCAATTTTATTGATTAAAGATTATATTTGGTTAGCAGTCGGGGCAGGTTTAATCGCAGCTTTTGTTTCATGGCTGTTGATTCGCTTACTTTTACGACTCGACCGTAACGACCGCAGCTATTGA